A stretch of the Fusobacterium varium genome encodes the following:
- the aspS gene encoding aspartyl-tRNA synthetase, which translates to MIYKTHNLGELRKENIGQEVILSGWVDTKRDLGGLTFVDMRDREGKTQVIFDIDAAPKEVVEQAQKLKNESVIRIVGEVKERQSKNSNMPTGDIEVFAKELTVLNSCDVLPFQISGIDDNLNENIRLKYRYLDIRRSRMLHNLKMRHKMIMAIRNYMDKEGFLDIDTPLLTKSTPEGARDFLVPCRISPGDFYALPQSPQLFKQLLMIGGIERYFQLAKCFRDEDLRADRQFEFVQLDIEMSFVTMDDVMRTIEGLAKDVFTAITGEQVNYTFQKMPYAEAMSRFGSDKPDIRFGVELKDLTEIVRNSGFKAFQETVANGGIVKAVVAPQGAEKFSRKIIGEYEEHAKRYFGAKGMAYIKITEEGINSPIAKFLSEDEMKAIVETTGAVKGDIILIIADKAKVVYGALGAIRTRIGKEFNLINPDEFKFLWVVDFPMFQYDEEEQRYKAEHHPFTSIKDEDLNAFLGGQTENIRTNTYDMVLNGFEIGGGSIRIFNPEIQSKVFDRLGLTPEEAKTKFGFFLDAFKYGAPPHGGLAFGLDRWLMVMLKENSIRDVIPFPKTNKGQCLMTEAPGEVDEGQLEELYLKSTYVEEKKQ; encoded by the coding sequence ATGATTTATAAAACTCATAATTTAGGTGAATTGAGAAAAGAAAATATAGGGCAGGAAGTTATTCTTTCTGGTTGGGTGGATACAAAAAGAGACCTTGGAGGTTTGACTTTTGTAGATATGAGAGATAGAGAAGGAAAAACACAAGTCATTTTTGATATAGATGCAGCTCCTAAAGAAGTAGTAGAGCAAGCTCAAAAACTAAAAAATGAATCAGTTATAAGAATAGTTGGAGAAGTAAAAGAAAGACAAAGTAAAAATTCTAATATGCCTACAGGAGATATAGAAGTTTTTGCTAAAGAACTTACAGTATTAAATAGTTGTGATGTTCTTCCTTTCCAAATTTCTGGAATAGATGATAATCTTAATGAAAATATTAGATTAAAATATAGATATCTTGATATTAGAAGATCAAGAATGCTTCATAATCTTAAAATGAGACATAAAATGATTATGGCAATAAGAAATTACATGGATAAAGAAGGATTTTTGGATATAGATACTCCTCTGCTTACAAAGTCTACACCAGAAGGAGCTAGAGACTTTTTAGTTCCATGCAGAATAAGTCCAGGAGATTTTTATGCACTCCCTCAATCACCACAATTATTTAAACAGTTATTAATGATAGGTGGAATAGAAAGATATTTCCAATTAGCTAAATGTTTTAGAGATGAAGACCTTAGAGCAGACAGACAGTTTGAATTTGTACAGCTAGATATTGAAATGTCTTTTGTAACTATGGATGATGTAATGAGAACTATTGAAGGACTTGCTAAAGATGTATTTACTGCTATTACTGGAGAGCAGGTTAATTACACTTTCCAAAAAATGCCTTATGCAGAAGCAATGTCAAGATTTGGTTCTGATAAACCAGATATTAGATTTGGGGTTGAACTTAAAGATTTAACTGAAATAGTAAGAAATTCAGGATTCAAAGCTTTTCAAGAAACAGTAGCAAATGGTGGAATAGTAAAAGCTGTAGTTGCACCTCAAGGAGCAGAGAAATTCTCTAGAAAAATAATTGGTGAATATGAAGAACATGCTAAGAGATATTTTGGTGCTAAAGGAATGGCATATATCAAAATAACTGAAGAAGGAATAAATTCTCCAATAGCTAAGTTCCTTTCAGAAGATGAAATGAAAGCTATAGTAGAAACAACAGGAGCTGTAAAAGGAGACATTATCCTTATTATAGCTGATAAAGCAAAAGTAGTATATGGAGCTTTAGGAGCTATTAGAACTAGAATAGGAAAAGAATTTAATCTTATCAATCCTGATGAATTTAAATTCCTATGGGTAGTAGATTTCCCTATGTTCCAATATGATGAAGAGGAGCAAAGATACAAAGCTGAACACCATCCATTCACTTCAATAAAAGATGAAGATTTAAATGCATTTTTAGGTGGACAGACTGAAAATATAAGAACTAATACATATGATATGGTACTTAATGGATTTGAAATTGGTGGAGGATCTATCAGAATATTTAATCCAGAAATTCAATCTAAGGTATTTGACAGATTGGGACTTACGCCAGAAGAAGCCAAAACTAAATTTGGATTCTTCTTGGATGCATTTAAATATGGGGCACCACCTCATGGAGGACTTGCATTTGGATTAGACAGATGGTTAATGGTAATGCTTAAAGAAAACTCTATAAGAGATGTTATTCCATTCCCTAAGACAAATAAAGGGCAATGTCTAATGACAGAAGCTCCTGGAGAAGTTGATGAAGGACAGTTGGAAGAATTATATTTGAAGAGTACTTATGTTGAAGAAAAAAAACAATAA
- the argS gene encoding arginyl-tRNA synthetase — protein MLIIDKEIAKIFEDTIKKIYNEKETKKVEVSVATNEKFGDFQTNFAMMNSKIIGKNPRVIAQEILDNLEENNVIEKLEIAGPGFINIFLKSEYLGELLKKSRTEKCDFSFLNREGDVIIDFSSPNIAKRMHIGHLRSTIIGDSITRIYKYLGYHMIADNHIGDWGTQFGKLIIGYRRWLNKESYKENPIEELERVYVEFSKLSESNPELEEEARLELKKLQDGDPENFALWKEFIKVSLDEYDKLYKRLDVHFDTYYGESFYHPMMQGVVEELVEKGLAIEDDGAKVVFFPEEDNLFPCIVQKKDGAFLYSTSDIATIKFKRETYKINKLIYLTDERQQDHFKQFFKITDMLGWNVEKHHIWFGIMRFADGVFSTRKGNVIRLEQLLDEGKKRAYDIVQEKNPDLSEEEKDQIAEVVGVGAIKYADLSQNRQSPIIFEWDKILTFEGNTAPYLQYSYARIQSILRKAESEGKNIDYNKEIKIEDKLERALADHIAAFPMAVLKASETFKPNIIADYLFELSKKFNSFYNNCPILNQEDGILYSRALIAKITGETIKDGLSLLGIKTLDRM, from the coding sequence GTGCTTATCATAGATAAAGAGATAGCAAAAATTTTTGAAGACACAATAAAAAAAATATATAATGAAAAAGAAACAAAAAAAGTAGAAGTATCTGTTGCAACAAATGAAAAATTTGGAGATTTTCAAACAAATTTTGCAATGATGAATTCTAAAATAATAGGAAAGAATCCAAGAGTTATAGCTCAAGAAATTCTTGATAACCTTGAAGAAAATAATGTTATTGAGAAACTTGAAATAGCAGGACCTGGATTTATCAATATATTTTTAAAGAGCGAATATCTAGGGGAACTTTTAAAAAAATCAAGAACAGAAAAATGTGATTTTTCTTTTTTAAATAGAGAAGGAGATGTAATAATAGATTTCTCTTCTCCTAACATAGCTAAAAGAATGCATATAGGGCATTTAAGATCTACAATAATCGGAGACTCTATTACAAGAATTTATAAATACTTAGGATATCATATGATAGCAGATAATCATATAGGTGACTGGGGAACACAGTTTGGGAAACTTATCATTGGATACAGAAGATGGCTGAATAAAGAATCTTATAAAGAAAATCCTATTGAAGAGTTAGAAAGGGTTTATGTAGAGTTTTCTAAGCTGTCTGAAAGTAATCCAGAGCTTGAAGAAGAAGCAAGGCTGGAGCTTAAGAAACTTCAAGATGGTGATCCAGAGAATTTTGCTTTATGGAAGGAATTTATTAAAGTGTCATTGGATGAGTATGATAAACTTTATAAAAGACTGGATGTTCATTTTGATACATATTATGGAGAGTCATTTTATCATCCTATGATGCAGGGAGTAGTTGAAGAACTTGTAGAAAAAGGTTTGGCAATAGAAGATGATGGAGCTAAGGTTGTATTTTTTCCAGAAGAAGATAATCTTTTCCCTTGTATAGTACAAAAGAAAGATGGAGCATTTCTTTATTCAACATCAGATATCGCTACTATAAAATTTAAAAGAGAAACTTATAAAATAAATAAACTCATATACCTTACTGATGAAAGACAACAGGACCATTTTAAACAATTCTTTAAAATTACAGATATGCTTGGATGGAATGTAGAAAAACATCATATATGGTTTGGAATAATGAGGTTTGCTGATGGAGTATTTTCAACTAGAAAAGGAAATGTAATAAGACTTGAACAGCTTTTAGATGAAGGAAAGAAAAGAGCTTATGACATAGTTCAAGAAAAAAATCCTGATTTATCAGAAGAAGAAAAAGATCAAATAGCAGAGGTAGTTGGAGTTGGAGCAATAAAATATGCTGATCTTTCTCAAAACAGACAGAGTCCTATTATATTTGAATGGGATAAAATATTGACTTTTGAGGGAAATACAGCTCCATATCTTCAATATTCTTATGCAAGAATACAGTCTATATTAAGAAAAGCTGAAAGTGAAGGAAAAAATATAGATTACAATAAAGAAATAAAAATAGAAGATAAACTGGAAAGAGCATTGGCTGATCACATAGCAGCATTTCCAATGGCTGTATTAAAAGCTTCTGAAACATTTAAACCAAATATAATTGCAGATTATTTGTTTGAACTTTCTAAGAAATTTAATAGTTTCTATAATAACTGCCCAATATTAAATCAAGAAGATGGGATTTTATATTCAAGAGCACTTATAGCAAAGATAACAGGAGAAACTATTAAAGACGGATTGTCTTTACTTGGAATAAAAACTTTAGATAGAATGTAA
- the hisS gene encoding histidyl-tRNA synthetase, translating into MKLIKAVRGTKDIYGEEAVKYTYISKMAQEVFENYGYTYIKTPIFEETDLFKRGIGEGTDVVEKEMYTFKDRGERSITLRPENTASVVRSYLENGIYGKEDVTRYYYNGSMFRYERPQAGRQREFNQIGVEVLGESSPILDAEVIAMSFTLLEKLGISDLEVHINSVGTTASRIQYREKLLNFLNPIKEELCEDCQMRMEKNPLRVLDCKIDKCKELTKDAPSIIDSLTEEERNHYEEVKKYLNIFGIKYVEDSKLVRGLDYYSSTVYEIVTNKLGAQGTVLGGGRYDNLLKQLGDKDIPAVGFAAGVERMMMLVEDYPSNSPDVYIAWLGDEAKDFGIKITKILRDAGIKTYVDFNSKGMKSHMKKADKLGVKYCIIAGEDEINKGIVLLKDFVNRTQEELSFEKAMEIIKESR; encoded by the coding sequence ATGAAGCTTATAAAAGCTGTTAGAGGAACTAAAGATATCTATGGAGAAGAAGCAGTAAAATACACATACATATCTAAAATGGCTCAGGAAGTATTTGAAAATTATGGATACACATATATAAAAACTCCTATATTTGAAGAAACTGATCTATTTAAAAGAGGAATTGGAGAAGGAACTGATGTTGTAGAAAAAGAAATGTATACTTTTAAAGACAGAGGAGAAAGAAGTATTACTCTAAGACCAGAAAATACTGCCTCAGTAGTGAGATCATATCTTGAGAATGGAATTTATGGGAAAGAAGATGTAACAAGATATTACTATAATGGATCAATGTTCAGATATGAAAGACCACAAGCAGGAAGGCAAAGAGAATTTAATCAAATAGGGGTAGAAGTTTTAGGAGAAAGTTCACCTATATTAGATGCTGAAGTAATAGCAATGAGTTTTACTCTTCTTGAAAAATTAGGAATAAGTGACCTTGAAGTTCATATTAATTCAGTTGGAACAACAGCTTCTCGTATACAATATAGAGAAAAATTATTAAATTTTCTTAATCCTATCAAAGAAGAGTTATGTGAAGATTGCCAAATGAGAATGGAAAAGAATCCTTTAAGGGTTCTTGATTGTAAAATAGATAAATGTAAAGAACTTACAAAAGATGCGCCCAGCATAATAGATTCTCTTACAGAAGAAGAAAGAAATCATTATGAAGAAGTAAAAAAATATCTTAATATTTTTGGAATAAAATATGTTGAGGACTCTAAGCTGGTAAGAGGACTTGATTATTATTCAAGTACAGTTTATGAAATAGTCACTAATAAACTGGGTGCACAAGGAACTGTACTGGGTGGAGGAAGATATGATAATCTTCTGAAACAATTAGGAGATAAAGATATACCAGCAGTAGGATTTGCTGCTGGGGTAGAAAGAATGATGATGTTAGTGGAAGATTATCCTAGCAACAGTCCTGATGTATACATAGCTTGGCTTGGAGATGAGGCTAAAGATTTTGGTATTAAAATAACTAAAATATTAAGAGATGCTGGAATAAAAACTTATGTAGATTTTAATTCAAAAGGAATGAAATCTCATATGAAAAAAGCTGATAAACTTGGAGTAAAATATTGTATAATAGCTGGAGAGGATGAAATAAATAAAGGAATAGTACTTTTAAAAGATTTTGTCAATAGAACTCAGGAAGAATTATCATTTGAAAAAGCAATGGAAATAATTAAAGAATCTAGATAG
- a CDS encoding glmZ(sRNA)-inactivating NTPase — translation MEKNKIVIVSGLSGAGKTTALNTMEDMGYYVVDNLPCEVGNFFINTSIEKLGLGIDIRSFKKVDELFLLLSEMKKADIDYSLIFIEASEEIILNRYNLTRRKHPLEADTLLESIQREREIMFPIREAATGIIDTSYIKPKELSERVKEILMVDGETKDINIHVQSFGFKYGIPIDLDLLFDVRFLPNPYYVEELKEKTGEDEAVSSYVMEYNVSQEFAQRLLNLMDFLIPNYIKEGKKHLTIGIGCSGGKHRSVTLASLLYKELSKKDKLNVYISHREKERGNW, via the coding sequence ATGGAAAAAAATAAGATAGTAATAGTAAGTGGATTAAGTGGAGCTGGAAAAACTACTGCATTGAATACAATGGAAGATATGGGATATTATGTTGTAGATAATCTTCCATGCGAAGTAGGAAACTTTTTTATTAACACTTCTATTGAAAAATTAGGATTAGGGATAGATATACGTTCATTTAAAAAAGTAGATGAACTTTTTCTGCTTTTAAGCGAAATGAAAAAAGCTGACATAGACTATTCTCTTATTTTTATTGAAGCTTCTGAAGAAATCATACTTAATAGATATAATTTGACTAGAAGAAAACATCCATTAGAAGCAGATACTCTTTTAGAAAGTATACAAAGAGAAAGAGAGATAATGTTTCCTATAAGAGAGGCTGCAACAGGGATAATAGATACAAGTTATATAAAACCTAAAGAATTATCAGAAAGAGTCAAAGAAATATTGATGGTAGATGGAGAAACAAAAGATATAAATATTCATGTACAGTCATTTGGTTTTAAATATGGTATTCCAATTGATCTTGATCTTCTTTTTGATGTAAGATTTCTTCCAAACCCATACTATGTAGAAGAATTAAAAGAAAAAACGGGAGAAGATGAAGCAGTATCTTCTTATGTAATGGAATATAATGTATCTCAAGAGTTTGCTCAGCGACTTTTAAATTTGATGGATTTTCTTATTCCTAATTATATAAAAGAGGGAAAAAAACATTTAACTATAGGTATAGGATGTAGTGGAGGAAAACATCGTTCAGTAACTTTAGCTTCTTTGTTATACAAAGAACTTTCTAAAAAAGATAAACTGAATGTATATATCAGTCATAGAGAGAAAGAGAGAGGAAATTGGTAG
- a CDS encoding putative transcriptional repressor — protein MRLKNEIEYVFRILLYLTINGDNRIISSNEISEKEEIPHLFSLRILKKLEKADLVLIFKGAKGGYKLKKDSSEITLKDAIESIEGDICIKDCLESPESCTLRKGNCGVHRVLKDIESQFISRLQDVNFRDLADGKY, from the coding sequence ATGAGATTAAAAAATGAAATTGAATATGTATTTAGAATACTGCTGTATTTAACAATAAATGGAGATAATAGAATTATTTCTTCAAATGAGATTTCAGAAAAAGAGGAAATTCCTCATCTATTCAGCCTGAGAATACTTAAAAAATTAGAAAAAGCTGATCTTGTTTTGATTTTTAAGGGAGCTAAAGGCGGATATAAATTAAAAAAAGACAGCAGTGAAATAACATTAAAAGATGCAATAGAATCAATTGAAGGAGATATTTGTATCAAAGATTGTTTAGAATCACCAGAAAGCTGTACTTTAAGAAAAGGTAACTGTGGAGTGCACAGAGTATTAAAAGATATAGAATCTCAATTTATATCTAGATTACAAGATGTAAACTTTAGAGATTTAGCTGATGGAAAATATTAA
- the sfsA gene encoding sugar fermentation stimulation protein produces MRKGKLIYEIGIDKRGKFVERPNRFIADIKLEDNSVVTCHVHDSGRIRELLFENNSIGIKKAKEGSIRKTQWDVISAFSDDKEDILINSSYHRYISEKFLRDKNLSPFGDYTNIKAEVKYGDSRIDYLIEKDNKKIWVEVKGVSLSLNKKAMFPDAPSTRAQKHLRELIKIKENGDRAAVLLLIFRESDTFRPKWETDPKFSELFYEAMEKGVEIYPVQFFLKDGKIMYEEKKIKILTKQER; encoded by the coding sequence ATGAGAAAAGGAAAATTAATTTATGAAATTGGTATAGATAAGAGAGGAAAATTTGTAGAAAGACCTAATAGGTTTATAGCAGATATTAAATTAGAAGATAATAGTGTGGTAACATGCCATGTACATGATTCTGGAAGAATAAGAGAGCTTCTTTTTGAAAATAATAGTATAGGGATAAAAAAAGCTAAAGAGGGAAGTATTCGTAAGACTCAGTGGGATGTCATATCAGCATTTTCAGATGATAAAGAAGATATTTTGATAAATTCATCTTATCATAGATATATATCTGAGAAGTTTTTAAGAGATAAAAATTTATCACCTTTTGGAGATTATACTAATATAAAAGCTGAAGTAAAATATGGAGATAGCCGTATAGATTATCTTATTGAAAAAGATAATAAAAAAATCTGGGTAGAAGTAAAAGGAGTTTCACTCTCATTAAATAAAAAGGCAATGTTCCCAGATGCACCAAGTACGAGAGCTCAAAAACATTTGAGAGAGTTAATTAAAATAAAAGAAAATGGTGACAGAGCAGCAGTATTACTCCTTATATTTAGAGAATCAGATACATTTAGACCTAAATGGGAAACTGATCCAAAGTTTTCGGAGTTATTTTATGAGGCAATGGAAAAAGGAGTAGAGATATATCCTGTTCAATTTTTCTTGAAAGATGGAAAAATAATGTATGAAGAGAAAAAAATTAAAATTCTTACTAAACAGGAAAGATAA
- a CDS encoding putative serine phosphatase, with protein sequence MLYIFFLILLLILFFYVLKRQEKEHFGDIIRILTSLRAKKDIEDIPDILKDEYTETLNKIIKQELELENSIEELREYRKELEVTYDALVTKSTQLEYSNHILERRVENLSNLNSLSRAVLSILEVDKIINIILDAYFVLTGAKRISLYLWENGKLKNKRIKGAIKFKGEVSYPEEILKEFTRNDFKKIYEELSIGFAVQKDEVVVISPLVVKGKELGVIYVIEDKNKLIDLDEETISALVIQVSIAINNAQIYSDLIIKERMSNELEVAARIQKKILPEDIDEVFGLEIANYFEPAKEIGGDYYDYTILDDDNFSITIADVSGKGVPAAFLMALGRSVLKTLTITGDTGPAENLNELNRIIYPDITEDMFITMMHSKYNKNTKTLHYSNAGHNPLVIYRAETDTVELHTVKGVAIGFLNEYKYKQGEIKLGKGDIVIFYTDGINETENKNKDMFGINKLKEVVYQNKLKKPEEIKEAILEELNKFRGDYEQVDDLTFVILKSNL encoded by the coding sequence ATGCTATATATATTTTTTCTGATTCTGTTGCTGATTTTATTTTTTTATGTTTTAAAAAGACAGGAGAAGGAACATTTTGGAGATATAATTAGGATACTTACAAGCCTTAGGGCTAAAAAAGATATAGAAGACATCCCAGATATACTTAAAGATGAATATACAGAAACATTGAATAAAATAATTAAACAAGAACTAGAGTTAGAAAATTCTATTGAAGAATTGAGGGAATACAGAAAAGAGTTGGAAGTGACATATGATGCTCTTGTTACAAAGTCTACCCAATTAGAATATAGTAATCATATACTAGAAAGAAGGGTTGAAAATCTTTCTAATTTAAATTCTCTTTCCAGGGCTGTTTTATCTATATTAGAAGTAGATAAAATTATAAATATAATTCTTGATGCATACTTTGTACTTACAGGAGCTAAGAGAATTTCTCTCTATTTATGGGAAAATGGTAAACTTAAAAATAAGAGAATAAAAGGAGCAATCAAGTTTAAGGGAGAAGTTTCATATCCAGAAGAAATATTAAAAGAATTTACAAGGAATGACTTTAAGAAGATATATGAGGAATTATCAATAGGTTTTGCTGTACAAAAAGATGAAGTAGTAGTTATTTCACCTCTGGTAGTAAAGGGAAAAGAATTAGGTGTTATTTATGTTATTGAAGATAAAAATAAGCTCATAGATCTGGATGAAGAGACTATATCAGCACTTGTAATACAAGTTTCTATAGCAATAAATAATGCTCAAATATATTCTGATCTTATTATAAAAGAGAGAATGTCAAATGAACTGGAAGTTGCAGCAAGGATTCAAAAGAAAATACTTCCAGAAGATATAGATGAAGTCTTTGGATTAGAAATTGCAAACTATTTTGAACCTGCAAAAGAGATAGGTGGAGATTATTATGATTATACAATTCTTGATGATGATAACTTCTCTATAACAATAGCAGATGTCAGTGGGAAAGGAGTTCCAGCAGCATTTTTGATGGCTTTGGGAAGATCAGTACTAAAGACATTAACTATAACTGGAGATACAGGACCAGCTGAAAATTTAAATGAATTGAATAGAATTATATATCCTGATATAACAGAAGATATGTTTATTACAATGATGCATAGCAAATATAATAAGAACACAAAAACCTTGCATTATTCAAATGCTGGACACAATCCTTTAGTAATATATAGAGCAGAAACTGATACTGTTGAGCTCCATACTGTAAAAGGTGTGGCTATTGGATTTTTGAATGAATATAAATATAAACAAGGTGAAATTAAACTTGGAAAAGGAGATATAGTAATCTTCTACACAGACGGAATAAATGAAACAGAAAATAAAAATAAAGATATGTTTGGTATAAATAAACTTAAAGAAGTAGTTTATCAGAATAAATTAAAAAAACCTGAAGAAATAAAAGAAGCTATATTAGAAGAATTGAATAAATTTAGAGGCGACTATGAACAGGTGGATGATTTAACATTTGTTATACTTAAAAGCAATCTTTGA
- the uvrC gene encoding UvrABC system subunit C, producing the protein MVESKIDIKKMDIPENPGVYLMKKNGKIIYVGKAKNLKNRVSSYFNREHESEKTRELVKNIEDVEFIICNSEIDAFVLENNLIKKYSPKYNIALKDEKTYPYIRISRETFPNIKMIRTTRALDTKTGIYFGPYPQGGWNLKKNIIKIFKIRDCNRDMDKVYTRPCLKYFMKMCPGPCTYKNIKEEYNELVEGAKQLLKGQGRSVIEELKKKMEKASEDMKFEEAILYREQIKEIETTVNNQITEYGKELDEDIFNIKEENNRVFICVLNVRDGKILGKISTNINLKDKIYENILEVVVMAFYNKHPIPQNIVFSSEYENESSRILEALKKDKNKKIEFFFPKIKSRRKELLEMGELNLIRDVENYYRKKSVVEEGLYKIYTTLELKRYPRKIECFDISNIQGKDAVASMSVSVEGKASKQDYRKFKITCKDTPDDFAMMREVITRRYGKLPENEFPDVILIDGGLGQINAAGEVFRELGKDGISDLLSLAKRDEEVYKYGENIPYVFSKDQEALKIFQRVRDEAHRFGITYHRKLRSKRVLSSELDEVEGIGEKRKATLLKEFGSVSKIAKEDVESLSRFVPRNVAENILEKLRKK; encoded by the coding sequence TTGGTAGAAAGTAAAATAGACATAAAAAAAATGGATATACCTGAAAATCCAGGAGTATATCTTATGAAAAAAAATGGAAAGATAATTTATGTAGGGAAAGCTAAGAATTTAAAAAACAGAGTATCTTCGTATTTTAATAGAGAACATGAAAGTGAAAAAACTAGAGAATTAGTAAAAAATATAGAAGATGTAGAATTTATTATATGCAATAGCGAGATAGACGCATTTGTTCTTGAAAATAATCTTATAAAAAAATATAGTCCTAAATATAATATAGCTTTAAAAGATGAAAAAACATATCCATATATAAGAATAAGCAGGGAAACATTTCCTAATATAAAAATGATTAGAACTACAAGAGCTCTTGACACTAAAACAGGAATATATTTTGGGCCATATCCTCAGGGAGGATGGAATCTAAAAAAAAATATAATAAAAATATTTAAAATTAGAGACTGTAATAGAGATATGGATAAAGTATATACAAGACCATGCTTAAAATATTTTATGAAGATGTGTCCTGGACCTTGTACTTATAAAAATATAAAAGAAGAATATAATGAACTTGTTGAAGGAGCTAAACAGCTTCTAAAAGGGCAGGGAAGAAGCGTAATAGAAGAATTAAAAAAGAAGATGGAAAAGGCTTCTGAGGACATGAAATTTGAAGAAGCAATATTGTACAGAGAGCAGATAAAAGAAATAGAAACTACTGTAAATAATCAAATAACTGAATATGGAAAAGAATTAGATGAAGATATTTTTAATATTAAAGAAGAAAACAACAGAGTATTTATCTGTGTGTTAAATGTTAGAGATGGTAAAATTTTAGGAAAAATCTCGACAAATATAAATTTAAAAGATAAAATATATGAGAACATACTTGAAGTAGTTGTGATGGCATTTTATAATAAACACCCTATACCTCAAAATATAGTATTTTCAAGTGAATATGAAAATGAAAGCAGCAGAATACTTGAAGCTTTAAAAAAAGATAAAAATAAAAAAATAGAATTCTTTTTTCCAAAAATAAAAAGCAGAAGAAAAGAACTTTTGGAAATGGGGGAGCTTAATCTCATAAGAGATGTTGAAAACTATTATAGAAAAAAATCAGTTGTTGAAGAGGGACTTTATAAAATATATACTACTTTAGAATTAAAAAGATATCCTAGAAAAATTGAATGTTTTGATATATCTAATATTCAAGGAAAGGATGCAGTTGCATCTATGAGTGTGTCAGTAGAAGGTAAAGCATCAAAACAGGATTATAGAAAGTTTAAAATTACATGTAAAGATACACCTGATGACTTTGCAATGATGAGAGAAGTAATAACAAGGCGTTATGGAAAACTTCCAGAGAATGAATTTCCAGATGTAATACTTATAGACGGAGGATTAGGGCAAATAAATGCTGCTGGAGAGGTTTTTAGAGAGTTGGGTAAGGATGGTATATCAGATCTTCTTAGTTTAGCTAAGAGAGATGAGGAAGTATATAAATATGGAGAGAATATACCTTATGTTTTCTCAAAAGATCAGGAGGCACTAAAAATATTTCAAAGAGTAAGAGATGAGGCCCATAGATTTGGGATAACCTATCATAGGAAACTTAGAAGTAAAAGAGTATTATCTTCTGAACTGGATGAAGTGGAAGGTATAGGAGAAAAGAGAAAAGCAACTCTTTTAAAGGAATTTGGATCAGTATCAAAAATAGCAAAAGAAGATGTGGAGTCACTTTCTAGATTTGTACCTAGAAATGTTGCAGAGAATATCTTAGAAAAATTAAGAAAAAAATAA